The proteins below are encoded in one region of Methylobacillus flagellatus KT:
- a CDS encoding arylesterase, translating into MMFRFILLFSLACAMLASTAHAATILVYGDSLSAAYGIPREQGWVALLEKRIAHQYPGYKVVNASISGETTSGGVSRIAAALTQHKPDIVILELGANDGLRGLPVDQMRNNLASMIKSSHEAKAQVLLAGMMIPPNYGPKYTREFIASYTELAKEFNLRLVPFLLEGVAGKPEFTQQDGLHPKANAQEKILENVWKQLEPLLKRDKST; encoded by the coding sequence ATGATGTTCCGTTTCATATTGTTATTCAGTCTTGCCTGCGCCATGCTGGCCAGCACTGCCCATGCCGCCACCATCCTGGTCTATGGCGACAGCCTTTCAGCCGCCTATGGCATCCCACGCGAGCAAGGTTGGGTAGCCTTGCTTGAAAAGCGCATTGCACACCAATATCCCGGCTACAAGGTCGTCAATGCCAGTATCAGCGGAGAAACTACCAGTGGCGGAGTCAGCCGTATTGCGGCTGCGCTCACCCAGCACAAACCCGATATCGTCATTCTCGAGCTGGGCGCAAACGACGGCCTGCGAGGCCTACCAGTCGACCAGATGCGCAACAACCTTGCCAGCATGATCAAATCCAGCCACGAAGCCAAGGCGCAAGTGCTGTTGGCAGGAATGATGATCCCGCCAAACTATGGCCCTAAATACACGCGAGAGTTCATTGCCAGCTATACGGAACTGGCAAAAGAATTCAACCTGCGTCTTGTCCCTTTCCTGCTGGAGGGCGTTGCCGGCAAGCCAGAGTTCACCCAGCAGGACGGCCTGCATCCCAAGGCCAATGCACAGGAAAAGATCCTGGAAAACGTCTGGAAGCAACTGGAGCCACTGCTCAAGCGCGACAAATCAACCTAA
- a CDS encoding ABC transporter ATP-binding protein encodes MQTPLAVEAVNLDKYIENGDGRLDILRSLSLQVAAGEKVAIIGSSGSGKSTLLSLLAGLDSPSGGKVLVNGTEISHLDEDGRAAIRGKRMGFVFQSFQLLPSLTALENVMLPLQLAGRKDARDRSSAALERVGLGQRLSHYPRQMSGGEQQRVAIARAFAPQPAILFADEPTGNLDEHTGERIVELLFGLNAESGTTLILVTHDMQLASRCQRKLRLHDGQLHEEGPT; translated from the coding sequence ATGCAAACACCTTTGGCTGTTGAAGCGGTTAATCTCGATAAATATATAGAAAATGGGGACGGCAGGCTTGATATCTTGCGGTCACTCTCACTCCAGGTAGCAGCAGGGGAGAAAGTCGCCATCATCGGCAGCTCCGGATCAGGCAAATCAACATTGCTCAGCCTGCTTGCAGGCTTGGACAGCCCCAGCGGTGGAAAAGTGCTGGTCAATGGTACGGAAATCAGTCACCTCGATGAAGACGGCAGGGCTGCCATCCGCGGCAAGCGCATGGGATTCGTCTTCCAGTCATTCCAATTGTTGCCCTCCCTCACGGCGCTGGAAAACGTCATGCTGCCCTTGCAGCTGGCTGGACGCAAGGATGCCCGTGATAGGTCGAGCGCCGCGCTGGAAAGGGTAGGGCTTGGTCAGCGGCTCTCACATTATCCGCGCCAGATGTCAGGAGGCGAACAGCAAAGGGTTGCGATTGCGCGGGCCTTTGCCCCGCAACCTGCCATCCTGTTTGCCGATGAGCCTACCGGCAACCTGGATGAGCATACCGGCGAGCGCATTGTCGAGCTACTGTTCGGCCTGAATGCTGAGTCCGGTACGACCTTGATTCTGGTGACGCATGACATGCAACTGGCATCGCGCTGCCAGCGCAAGCTGCGCTTGCATGATGGTCAACTGCACGAGGAAGGTCCGACATGA
- a CDS encoding ABC transporter permease yields MMAFMIAWRQLRSQWAAGEVRVLVFALILAVAATTSVGFFTDRIESALVRQGGMLLGGDIMVAADHVIPDSYIEEARRRGLQSTHATEFASMVLFGDESQLAEIKAVGAGFPLRGELTVLEQRVEPAMMLTGGQAANGIPAPGTVWIEPRLASNLGVNIGDTLEVGERSMQVSAILQREPSRGGDMFSIAPRVMMNAADLASTGLIQFGSRVKYQLLLAGDATQVDEFSGWLKPRLERGEQLQKVTDARPEMRNALEKAQQFLGLSAMVSVILAMVAMFLASQPYVQKSLDSYALMRCFGASRRFIFRILMSQTLLIAAFGSGMGVLLGFAAQAGLAVLADRLLLETLPAPGFMPAVSGAAAGFAAMLAVVWPHLARLRDVPALRILRRDLGEQYRVHWLHFVPALLVLAGLILWHAGSVRLGGIVLLALAGLVLAVALLAWLGMRLLARLPQNVTGSWLLGLAALKRRPGLVVAQVLGFSLGLMALILLAIVRGDLLSSWQQSLPEDAPNRFIINIQPGQVAPLRQFFDRSHLPHVEIFPMVRGRLLEINGKPLNVEDYQDDRARRLAEREFNLSWAADMQQDNQLLEGRWWQPSDHGKPMLSLEQGIAHDLHLKLGDRLTYDVAGTRLELEITSLRKVDWDTMRANFFAVTPPGVLEGYPANYITSFHLPSGQEQLLNQLVREFPNLTVIDVAALLDQVREIMSKMSHALEYVFAFSLLTGLAVLYAALVATREERVKEATLLRVLGASRRQVLQALWTEFAVIGALAALVATLAAAIMAYYLSSQVFNIPYQFNLRGALGVMVLAALLVPAAAWLGMRRFLNQSPRAILQSI; encoded by the coding sequence ATGATGGCGTTCATGATTGCCTGGCGCCAGCTGCGCAGCCAATGGGCGGCTGGCGAGGTGCGCGTCCTGGTCTTCGCCCTCATATTGGCCGTCGCCGCCACGACCTCGGTCGGTTTCTTTACTGACCGCATTGAGTCTGCCCTGGTGCGGCAGGGCGGCATGCTGCTCGGAGGCGACATCATGGTGGCTGCGGATCATGTCATTCCTGACAGTTATATCGAAGAAGCCAGGCGGCGTGGCTTGCAATCGACGCATGCCACCGAGTTTGCCAGCATGGTCCTGTTTGGCGATGAGAGTCAGCTCGCGGAAATTAAGGCCGTAGGGGCAGGCTTTCCCTTACGCGGCGAATTGACCGTGCTGGAGCAACGAGTTGAGCCCGCCATGATGCTGACGGGCGGACAAGCTGCAAACGGTATTCCTGCGCCGGGTACAGTCTGGATAGAGCCGCGCCTGGCCTCCAATCTGGGGGTGAACATAGGCGACACCCTAGAAGTCGGCGAACGTAGCATGCAGGTGTCTGCCATCCTGCAGCGCGAGCCATCGCGTGGCGGGGATATGTTCAGCATCGCGCCCCGCGTGATGATGAATGCGGCAGACCTTGCCTCGACCGGATTGATCCAGTTTGGCAGCCGGGTCAAGTACCAGCTGCTGTTGGCAGGCGACGCCACACAGGTCGATGAGTTCTCTGGCTGGCTCAAGCCCAGACTGGAACGGGGAGAGCAGTTGCAGAAGGTGACCGATGCCCGACCCGAGATGCGCAATGCCCTGGAAAAAGCGCAGCAGTTCCTTGGTTTGTCAGCCATGGTGAGCGTGATCCTGGCCATGGTGGCAATGTTCCTTGCCAGTCAGCCCTATGTGCAGAAAAGTCTCGACAGTTATGCGCTCATGCGCTGTTTCGGTGCCTCGCGGCGTTTCATTTTTCGCATCCTCATGAGCCAGACCTTGCTGATCGCCGCTTTCGGCAGCGGCATGGGCGTATTGCTCGGCTTTGCCGCGCAGGCTGGCCTTGCGGTGCTTGCGGACAGGTTGCTGCTGGAAACACTACCGGCGCCCGGCTTCATGCCGGCAGTGTCGGGGGCGGCGGCGGGGTTTGCCGCCATGCTTGCCGTGGTCTGGCCACACCTTGCCCGCCTGCGTGACGTACCTGCCCTGCGCATCCTGCGCCGTGACCTGGGTGAGCAATACCGGGTACATTGGCTGCATTTCGTCCCGGCCCTGCTGGTGTTGGCGGGCTTGATTCTGTGGCATGCGGGAAGCGTAAGGCTGGGTGGCATCGTACTGCTGGCGCTGGCAGGCTTGGTATTGGCCGTGGCATTGCTTGCCTGGCTGGGCATGCGCCTGTTGGCGCGCTTGCCGCAGAATGTGACGGGCTCCTGGCTGCTGGGCCTGGCAGCCCTGAAGCGCAGGCCTGGCTTGGTGGTTGCCCAGGTGCTGGGATTCAGCCTGGGGCTGATGGCGCTGATCCTGCTGGCCATCGTGCGGGGCGACTTGCTGTCGAGCTGGCAGCAGAGCTTGCCTGAGGATGCGCCGAACCGCTTTATCATCAATATTCAGCCTGGCCAGGTTGCACCGCTCAGGCAGTTTTTCGACCGCAGCCATCTTCCTCATGTCGAAATATTCCCTATGGTGCGTGGGCGCTTGCTGGAAATTAACGGCAAGCCGCTCAACGTGGAGGATTACCAAGATGACAGGGCGCGGCGGCTGGCGGAGCGTGAATTCAACCTGTCATGGGCGGCGGATATGCAGCAGGACAACCAGCTGCTCGAAGGGCGTTGGTGGCAGCCGTCGGATCATGGCAAGCCCATGCTGTCGCTGGAGCAGGGAATTGCACATGACCTGCACCTGAAGCTGGGTGACCGCTTGACCTATGATGTCGCCGGGACGCGGCTGGAACTGGAAATTACCAGCTTGCGCAAGGTGGATTGGGATACCATGCGGGCGAATTTCTTTGCCGTGACGCCACCGGGCGTGCTGGAGGGATATCCTGCCAATTACATCACCAGCTTCCATCTTCCGAGCGGTCAGGAACAGCTCCTCAATCAGCTGGTACGTGAATTTCCCAACCTGACTGTGATCGATGTCGCAGCTTTGCTCGATCAGGTGCGCGAGATCATGAGCAAGATGAGCCATGCATTGGAATACGTGTTTGCCTTCAGCCTGTTGACAGGCTTGGCGGTGCTCTATGCGGCCCTGGTGGCGACCCGTGAAGAGCGCGTCAAGGAAGCAACGCTGTTACGCGTGCTGGGCGCTTCCAGGCGGCAGGTGTTGCAGGCGCTCTGGACCGAGTTCGCAGTCATTGGTGCATTGGCTGCGCTGGTTGCCACGCTGGCGGCTGCCATCATGGCGTATTACCTCAGCAGCCAGGTGTTCAATATTCCTTACCAGTTTAATTTGCGGGGTGCTTTGGGCGTCATGGTGCTGGCTGCTTTGCTGGTGCCTGCCGCCGCATGGCTGGGCATGCGGCGCTTCCTCAACCAATCTCCGCGCGCTATATTGCAAAGTATATGA
- a CDS encoding TonB-dependent receptor has protein sequence MLKRENLRLSTVAVLVANACISFQAYAADATPITTDKVNVVGTTPLPSLGLPLAQVPAGIQLITGPQMQKQRSVTIADFLQNNVPAVNVNDTQNNPFQPDISFRGYSASPLLGTPQGLSVYVDGVRVNEPFGDVVSWDLIPVNALANMALIPGSNPLFGLNTLGGALSLQTKSGRDNQGAALEASVGSWGRKAGSVEYGGVSQDGSVDFFITANSFREDGWRDYSPTDVRQLFAKVGWQNETSKLDLSYTGADNDMIGNGMTPSDMLRTLGRDTILTRPDQTRNTLSFLNLTGSHWFNDDVMLSGNVYYRQSRTRTLNGDGNDDVEDAAISAVGICGTDANWGFEDSCSGALNRSKARKDSYGLTTQLSFNQDWMQKKNQLIVGLGLDQSKTRFGQSSELGTLTSSRGVSGIGEFSDEGEVSLTGRTRTWSVFATDTLSLNDFWHLTMSARYNHTKVENRDHLVASGAESLSGDHGFNRINPAVGLNFTPTKDWTWYGSYNEGSRAPTAIELGCANPDVPCKLPNAMAGDPPLQQVVAKTYEAGVRGTLAEGLRWTANVYRAQNDNDIQFIYANSSGYGYFDNVGKTRRMGLDTSLVGSQGNFNWMLGYSYIKATYESDISLANEVNTSSDGDSINVGKGSRLAGIPAHRLKFRGEYAITPQWSIGTNVLVFSDQYAHGNENNKDQGEGAKLGGYTIVNLDTRYHFGNGWQLFAKAVNIFDREYSSGGMIGESYFLADGTYDGGEDHRASLRAPGAPRAGWIGVRWDFGGAKQASFTN, from the coding sequence ATGTTAAAAAGAGAGAATCTGAGGTTGAGTACGGTTGCAGTGCTGGTTGCCAATGCCTGTATCAGCTTCCAGGCATATGCAGCAGATGCAACGCCTATCACTACGGATAAGGTCAATGTGGTGGGCACGACGCCGCTGCCTTCGCTCGGTCTGCCATTGGCGCAAGTGCCTGCAGGCATCCAGCTCATCACCGGCCCTCAAATGCAAAAGCAGCGCAGCGTCACGATTGCAGACTTTCTGCAAAACAATGTGCCTGCGGTTAACGTCAACGATACACAGAATAATCCTTTCCAGCCCGATATCAGTTTCCGCGGCTATTCGGCCTCCCCATTGCTCGGTACGCCCCAGGGCTTGTCCGTTTATGTGGACGGCGTGCGCGTCAACGAGCCGTTTGGCGATGTCGTGAGCTGGGACCTGATCCCTGTCAATGCCCTGGCCAATATGGCCTTGATTCCGGGTTCCAATCCATTGTTCGGCCTGAACACGCTTGGCGGAGCCTTGTCCTTGCAGACCAAGAGCGGCCGCGACAATCAGGGCGCCGCTCTGGAGGCCAGTGTCGGCTCATGGGGCCGCAAGGCGGGATCTGTCGAGTATGGTGGTGTATCGCAGGACGGTTCGGTCGATTTCTTCATCACGGCCAATTCGTTTCGTGAAGATGGCTGGCGTGACTACTCCCCGACCGATGTGCGGCAATTGTTCGCCAAGGTGGGCTGGCAGAATGAAACCAGCAAACTGGACCTGAGCTACACCGGCGCCGACAACGATATGATCGGCAATGGCATGACGCCATCCGACATGCTGCGCACGCTGGGCCGCGATACCATCCTCACTCGACCCGACCAGACCCGCAATACCCTGTCGTTCCTCAACCTGACCGGTTCGCACTGGTTCAATGACGACGTGATGCTGAGTGGCAATGTCTACTACCGCCAATCCAGGACCCGTACCTTGAATGGGGATGGCAATGATGATGTGGAAGATGCGGCGATCAGTGCTGTGGGGATTTGCGGCACAGATGCCAATTGGGGCTTTGAGGATTCCTGTAGTGGCGCCTTGAATCGCAGCAAGGCGCGCAAGGATTCTTATGGCTTGACTACCCAGCTCAGCTTCAACCAGGATTGGATGCAAAAGAAAAACCAATTGATTGTCGGACTGGGGCTTGATCAAAGCAAGACTCGGTTCGGGCAGTCTTCCGAGCTTGGCACGCTGACTTCCAGCCGTGGCGTGTCGGGGATTGGTGAATTCAGTGATGAGGGGGAAGTGAGCCTGACAGGCCGTACCCGCACCTGGAGCGTGTTCGCTACCGATACCCTGTCGCTCAATGATTTCTGGCACCTGACAATGTCGGCGCGTTACAACCATACCAAGGTGGAGAATCGTGATCACCTGGTTGCAAGCGGTGCCGAATCGCTGTCCGGCGATCACGGCTTCAACCGCATCAATCCGGCAGTGGGCCTGAACTTCACGCCCACCAAGGATTGGACATGGTATGGCTCGTATAACGAGGGCAGCCGTGCGCCAACCGCGATCGAACTAGGTTGTGCCAATCCGGATGTACCTTGCAAACTGCCCAATGCCATGGCCGGCGATCCGCCCTTGCAGCAAGTGGTGGCGAAGACATATGAGGCCGGCGTGCGGGGCACGCTGGCGGAAGGCTTACGCTGGACTGCCAATGTGTACCGTGCGCAGAATGACAACGATATCCAGTTTATCTATGCCAATTCCTCGGGTTACGGCTATTTTGACAATGTCGGTAAAACCCGCCGTATGGGCTTGGATACGAGCCTGGTAGGCAGCCAGGGCAATTTCAACTGGATGCTGGGCTATAGTTACATCAAGGCTACCTATGAGAGCGATATCAGCCTCGCCAACGAGGTGAATACCTCCTCAGACGGCGATAGCATCAATGTCGGCAAAGGCAGTCGATTGGCCGGCATTCCCGCCCATCGCCTGAAGTTCCGTGGCGAATACGCCATTACGCCTCAATGGAGCATAGGCACCAACGTCCTGGTGTTCTCCGATCAATATGCCCATGGCAATGAGAACAATAAGGACCAAGGAGAAGGTGCGAAGCTGGGCGGTTATACCATCGTCAATCTGGATACCCGCTATCATTTCGGCAATGGCTGGCAATTGTTTGCCAAGGCCGTCAATATCTTCGATCGTGAATATAGTAGTGGCGGCATGATCGGCGAGTCCTACTTCCTGGCTGACGGCACTTATGACGGCGGCGAGGATCACCGGGCGAGCTTGCGTGCCCCAGGTGCTCCGCGCGCAGGGTGGATTGGTGTGCGCTGGGATTTTGGTGGCGCCAAGCAAGCGTCTTTCACCAATTAA
- a CDS encoding sigma-54-dependent transcriptional regulator: MQEQVTGQDQKFQAGRSRPKLRVLLVEDEVIFARAVAKRLQQAGYDCEHAATLQAGRELVRQMAPDMILLDMRLPDGNGLDLLPELVAKGISVISMTAYGEVADAVYAMKLGATDYLKKPVDLDELLLTIEKAQAATRLKHHLDYSRQRNMHATEGVELLGDSPAMSSVKAQIERFAQLVTFSDAIPPTVLIQGETGTGKDVAARLLHLSCANSDRPFVHVDCASLPAELIESELFGHEKGAFTSAQGSRCGLIEAAEDGTLFLDEIGELPLALQAKLLNVLERRMVRRLGSTKEHPVLARFVAATNRDLHQMVLEGRFRSDLFYRLNVLTMNMPPLRERGDDILLLAKHFAVQTERRYGLQPRPFSAGATSMIREYHWPGNVRELKHQVSRAVLLGRESQIMPHDLALPGSLQPEQAMTIPERGVTLESAEKALIENALRQSNNNVSEAARQLGITRMAMRYRMERHGIKV; the protein is encoded by the coding sequence ATGCAGGAGCAGGTGACTGGGCAAGATCAAAAGTTTCAGGCCGGACGATCTAGGCCCAAGCTGCGCGTCCTGCTCGTCGAGGATGAAGTGATCTTTGCGCGTGCCGTGGCCAAGCGACTGCAGCAGGCAGGATATGACTGCGAGCACGCCGCCACCTTGCAGGCCGGGCGTGAGCTTGTGCGGCAGATGGCACCCGATATGATATTGCTGGATATGCGCCTGCCCGACGGCAACGGCCTGGATTTGCTGCCGGAGTTGGTTGCCAAGGGGATTTCCGTGATCTCCATGACGGCCTACGGGGAAGTGGCAGATGCTGTCTATGCAATGAAGCTGGGGGCGACAGACTACCTCAAGAAGCCCGTGGATCTTGACGAGCTGCTCCTGACGATAGAAAAGGCGCAAGCCGCCACCCGGTTGAAACATCATCTTGATTATTCACGGCAGCGCAATATGCATGCCACTGAAGGCGTCGAACTGCTCGGGGACAGCCCCGCGATGAGCAGCGTGAAGGCACAGATAGAGCGCTTCGCACAGTTGGTCACTTTTTCCGATGCCATTCCACCCACCGTCCTGATCCAGGGGGAAACCGGCACGGGCAAGGACGTGGCCGCCCGGCTGCTGCATTTGTCATGTGCGAACAGCGACCGGCCTTTCGTGCATGTAGATTGTGCCTCCTTGCCGGCCGAGTTGATCGAGAGCGAGCTGTTCGGTCACGAAAAGGGCGCTTTCACGAGTGCGCAAGGTTCTCGTTGCGGCCTGATCGAGGCTGCTGAAGATGGCACCCTGTTCCTGGATGAGATTGGCGAATTGCCATTGGCGCTGCAGGCCAAACTGCTCAATGTGCTGGAAAGGCGCATGGTGCGCAGGCTGGGCTCAACCAAGGAGCATCCCGTGCTGGCGCGGTTTGTGGCTGCGACCAACCGCGACCTGCATCAAATGGTGCTTGAAGGCCGCTTCCGCTCGGATTTGTTCTACCGCCTCAATGTGTTGACCATGAACATGCCACCCTTGCGCGAGCGCGGGGATGACATCCTCTTGCTGGCAAAGCATTTTGCCGTCCAGACCGAGCGCCGCTATGGGTTGCAGCCGCGGCCATTTTCCGCTGGCGCCACGAGTATGATTCGTGAGTATCACTGGCCCGGGAATGTGCGTGAACTCAAACACCAGGTGAGCCGGGCCGTGCTGCTTGGTCGCGAAAGCCAGATCATGCCACATGACCTGGCCTTGCCCGGAAGCTTGCAGCCCGAACAGGCCATGACCATTCCGGAGCGCGGTGTCACCCTCGAGTCTGCAGAGAAGGCGCTGATCGAGAACGCACTGCGTCAATCCAATAACAATGTATCCGAAGCTGCCCGCCAATTGGGCATTACCCGCATGGCAATGCGCTACCGCATGGAGCGCCACGGCATCAAGGTTTGA
- the purT gene encoding formate-dependent phosphoribosylglycinamide formyltransferase has product MNIGTPLSPVATRVMLLGSGELGKEVIIALQRLGVEVIAVDRYQNAPGHQVAHRAYAIDMTDPVALRELIDKENPHLIVPEIEALNTQLLAEVELAGHTRVVPTVKAVQLTMNREGIRRLAAEELKLPTSPYAFADSEQSLRTAIESGIGYPCFIKPTMSSSGKGQSRITSPEQIAAAWEYAATAGRVNQGKVIVEGQIDFDYEITLLTVRALDAEGKVETSFCEPIGHLQEKGDYVESWQPQPMTALALGRAQEIARAVTESLGGLGLFGVELFVKGDQVWFSEVSPRPHDTGMVTMGSQRFSEFDLHARAILGLPVNVALSRPGASAVIYGGLDSSQLVFEGVEQALAVPESDIRLFGKPESFARRRMGVALATADDVEKARARARTAAKLVKTRDGK; this is encoded by the coding sequence ATGAATATCGGTACCCCTCTCAGTCCTGTTGCCACGCGTGTCATGCTGCTGGGGAGCGGGGAGTTGGGCAAGGAGGTAATCATCGCCTTGCAGAGGCTGGGGGTCGAGGTTATTGCAGTGGATCGTTACCAGAATGCGCCCGGCCATCAGGTCGCGCATCGCGCCTATGCCATCGACATGACGGACCCCGTTGCCCTGCGTGAGCTGATCGACAAGGAAAATCCCCACCTGATCGTACCTGAGATCGAGGCGCTGAACACCCAGTTATTGGCCGAGGTCGAGTTGGCCGGCCATACCCGTGTGGTTCCCACAGTCAAGGCCGTGCAGCTCACCATGAACCGGGAAGGCATACGCCGCCTTGCTGCGGAGGAACTCAAGCTGCCGACTTCGCCTTATGCGTTCGCCGATAGCGAGCAGTCGTTGCGGACAGCGATTGAAAGCGGCATCGGTTATCCCTGTTTCATCAAACCCACCATGTCGTCCTCCGGCAAGGGCCAATCCCGCATCACTTCCCCCGAGCAGATTGCCGCTGCCTGGGAATATGCAGCCACTGCCGGGCGCGTCAACCAAGGCAAGGTGATTGTCGAAGGACAGATTGATTTTGACTATGAAATCACCTTGTTGACCGTGCGCGCTCTGGATGCAGAGGGCAAAGTGGAAACGAGCTTCTGCGAGCCGATCGGCCATTTGCAGGAGAAGGGCGACTATGTCGAGAGCTGGCAGCCTCAGCCCATGACGGCATTGGCATTGGGGCGTGCGCAGGAAATTGCCCGGGCCGTGACGGAAAGCCTGGGCGGTCTGGGCTTGTTCGGGGTCGAATTGTTCGTCAAGGGCGACCAGGTATGGTTCTCCGAAGTCAGTCCGCGTCCGCATGATACCGGCATGGTGACAATGGGCAGCCAGCGGTTCAGCGAGTTCGACCTGCATGCGCGCGCCATTCTCGGTTTGCCGGTCAATGTCGCCTTGAGCCGGCCGGGGGCCAGTGCTGTTATTTACGGCGGGCTGGATAGCAGCCAGCTCGTGTTCGAGGGTGTCGAGCAGGCGTTGGCAGTTCCGGAGTCCGATATACGCCTGTTTGGCAAGCCGGAGTCATTCGCGCGCCGCCGCATGGGCGTGGCCTTGGCGACCGCCGACGATGTTGAGAAAGCACGGGCGCGTGCCCGCACGGCGGCAAAGCTGGTCAAGACGCGCGATGGAAAGTAA
- a CDS encoding group II truncated hemoglobin: MLDKIGEPGSSKATLFELLGGAEQVRAIVERFYDIMDTDPRAAGIRAMHAPDLTSAREKLFMFLTGWTGGPQLYMERYGHPRLRMRHMSFPIDDSARDQWMYCMVKAMHDTGVDEAIIEKMGAALYGVADFMRNREG, encoded by the coding sequence ATGCTGGACAAGATAGGCGAGCCAGGGAGCAGTAAAGCCACCCTGTTCGAATTGCTGGGCGGGGCGGAGCAAGTTCGTGCCATCGTCGAACGCTTCTACGACATCATGGATACCGATCCGCGCGCTGCGGGCATCCGCGCGATGCATGCGCCCGACCTTACCTCTGCGCGTGAAAAGCTGTTCATGTTCCTCACCGGGTGGACCGGCGGGCCACAGCTTTATATGGAGCGTTACGGGCATCCCCGTCTGCGCATGCGGCATATGTCATTCCCGATTGATGACTCTGCCCGTGACCAATGGATGTATTGCATGGTCAAGGCCATGCACGATACCGGCGTGGATGAGGCCATCATCGAGAAAATGGGCGCTGCGCTGTATGGCGTGGCTGACTTCATGCGCAACCGTGAAGGTTGA
- a CDS encoding DEAD/DEAH box helicase — protein MNAQPEDNVNTDTISFASLNLAPELLKALDESGYTTPTPIQAQAIPVVLEGSDLMAGAQTGTGKTAAFTLPLLQKLLPLASSSASPARHPVRALILTPTRELAIQVEESVKTYAKHTPLRSLVVFGGVDIKSQTPTLMKGVEILVATPGRLLDHVEQRTVQLGQVQMLVLDEADRMLDMGFMPDLKRILALLPKQRQNLMFSATFSPEIKKLSEEFLTKPVLIEVARSNATSENVTQKILLVESEHKQHVLADLLRKEATQVIVFTKTKLSASRLARHLEREGIAAGAIHGDKSQLERIQALDAFKQGKITALVATDVAARGLDIDQLPMVVNYELPSAAEDYVHRIGRTGRAGASGIAISLVSSEEEKFLKEIEKLIKRELPKEQANAPQPVRRGQDTQRQKAPASIAPRQRHAGRNKEDEWFFKPYEPSTDAPAPKPMHSREKSKKEIPALLGGLNRK, from the coding sequence GTGAACGCTCAACCCGAAGACAACGTGAATACAGACACTATCAGTTTTGCATCGCTCAATCTGGCGCCCGAGTTACTGAAGGCGCTGGATGAGTCAGGCTATACCACGCCAACCCCGATTCAGGCCCAGGCGATTCCTGTCGTGCTGGAAGGCAGCGACCTGATGGCCGGCGCACAGACCGGGACCGGCAAAACAGCCGCCTTTACTTTGCCCTTACTGCAGAAGCTGCTGCCATTGGCCAGCAGTAGTGCCTCGCCCGCAAGGCATCCGGTGCGGGCCTTGATCCTGACCCCGACCCGGGAACTGGCAATCCAGGTGGAAGAAAGTGTCAAGACGTATGCCAAGCATACGCCGCTACGTTCGCTGGTTGTCTTCGGTGGAGTGGATATCAAATCCCAGACGCCCACCCTCATGAAAGGAGTGGAGATATTGGTAGCCACTCCAGGGCGCCTGCTGGACCATGTCGAACAGCGCACAGTGCAGCTGGGCCAAGTGCAGATGCTAGTGCTCGATGAAGCAGACCGCATGCTGGACATGGGCTTCATGCCAGATCTCAAGCGCATTCTCGCACTGCTGCCGAAACAACGGCAGAACCTGATGTTTTCCGCAACATTCTCACCTGAAATCAAGAAGCTTTCCGAAGAGTTCCTGACCAAGCCTGTACTGATCGAAGTCGCCCGCAGCAATGCGACATCAGAAAACGTCACGCAAAAAATCCTGCTGGTGGAAAGCGAGCACAAGCAGCACGTGCTGGCCGACTTGTTGCGCAAGGAAGCAACACAGGTCATCGTCTTCACCAAGACCAAGCTTTCCGCAAGCCGCCTGGCGCGCCATCTTGAGCGCGAAGGCATTGCCGCCGGCGCCATTCATGGCGACAAGAGCCAGCTTGAGCGTATTCAGGCGCTGGATGCCTTCAAGCAAGGCAAAATCACAGCACTCGTGGCGACCGATGTGGCCGCACGCGGCCTGGATATCGACCAGCTCCCCATGGTGGTCAATTACGAGTTGCCCAGCGCCGCCGAGGACTACGTACACCGGATCGGCCGCACTGGTCGCGCCGGTGCTTCCGGCATCGCCATTTCCCTGGTATCCAGTGAGGAGGAGAAGTTCCTCAAGGAAATCGAAAAGCTCATCAAGCGGGAATTGCCAAAAGAACAGGCGAATGCTCCCCAGCCTGTACGCCGCGGGCAGGATACCCAACGACAGAAGGCTCCGGCAAGTATTGCTCCGCGCCAACGGCATGCTGGCCGCAACAAGGAAGACGAATGGTTTTTCAAGCCGTATGAGCCTTCCACAGATGCGCCGGCGCCCAAGCCCATGCATTCCCGGGAAAAATCGAAAAAGGAAATTCCCGCCCTGCTCGGCGGGTTGAACCGCAAATAA